The sequence AAGGGCTTCGTCCGCTCGCTGCTGCGCCTCGTCCCGCTCCCGCAGGCGGCTCCGCAGCGTGTCGGGCACGCTCTGCAGCGCGGCCGTGCACCGGGACACCAGGGCCCTCACCTGCTCCCGCTGCgaggggacagccccggggGGAACGGGgtcagggcaggaggggacggggctggcAGCCGGGCTGACCGCGGTACCCGGAGAAGCATCGCCCAGCCAGGACAGCCCTCACCTCGTCGTCCAGCGCCCTCCGTTCCTCCTGCAGGTTTTCAAAGGTGACGTCTACGAACTCGCGGAAGGGCTGAGCCTCTGCAGCCAGGGAGGCCTGCGGGAGAGGAGGGTGAGGGAAGAGAACAGAGGGAGGCAAGCGCCAGCCTCAGGCCgtggcagagctgctcagagcaTCGTCGCCCGAACCGGGGCTGTGGCTGCACCCGCAGAGCCCGCAGGGACCTGGGGGGACCTGCACCCATCCTGTACCTGCTGGTGGATGGCACCTTCCAGCAGCATGCCCAGCTCTCGCTGGGACGCCAGGCTCTGGTCCCGGGCGCTGATCTGGGCGCTGGCGTGGGAGCGGAAAGCCTCCAGGAAGGCATCACACTGCGGAGGGACGGGCACAGCTCGGGGCACGGCCTCACCACGGGGCAGCTCCCACGGTGAGCCATcctcctggggcagctgctcctggccGCACGTCCCCCCATTCCCCATGGACAGATGGACGTGGGACTCCCAAATCAACGGGATGGGACACgggggctgcagaggcagctcctAAGCACCCCAAGGGCTGCCCCGTTACCTCCTCCTTGGCTCGAAGGGCTTCGTCCGCTCGCTGCTGCGCCTCGTCCCGCTCCCGCAGGCAGCTCCGCAGCTTGCCGGGCACGTTCTGCAGCGCGGCCGCGCACCGGGACACCAGGGCCCTCACCTGCTCCCGCTGCGAGAGAAAACAGCCCcgagaggaggccctgagagGAGGCCAGCACCGGGACGGCCTCCAGCTGCCACGCGCCAGCTCCCTCGCCCATGTCCCCAGGCTGCGTCTGTGGCACAAGCCTGGGCGCAGGAGGAGCCGCTTCCAGCAGCCTCCAGACACACGCTGGGTGCTtccagctgcctccagcagccccgGAGCCCAGAAAAAACCCAGGTGCCCTGGCTACCTATGCCATGAAGGGCCAGACACGGGGCGGCCAGCCCGGCTGCGTGCGCTCACCTCCTGGGCCAGGGCTCCCCGATCGTCCCGCAGGCTCTGCAGAGCGCCCTCCGTGAGGCTCCGCAGCAGGAGGCCCTGCCCGGCCCAGGCGTCCTGGGGAAGGGACGAGGACACCGAGGCTCAGGACGTGCCAGCACCGGTGGCACCGGGCACGTAAGGTGCCCGGCTGAGTCCCACGTGCTTGCCACGCGCCCCGACGCACCATCGCCTCCGCCGCCCGCGCCAGCTCCCGCGCCAGGTCCTGCTCGGCGCCCCGCTGCCGCTGCAGAGCCTGGGTCTTCCTCCGCAGCTCCACGTAGAGGCCGTGGTAGATCTGCTCCTCCTAAAGGGGGGCACGGCAGGGCAGGCTCTGCACCCCAACACCTCCCCATCTCCCCGCAAGCGCTGTGCCACCCGCTCCCACGGGACCGGCTCATCCCCTCCCCGTGCGCCTGCCGCAATATTTGACCACGGAAAGGGCTCAAAAAGGGCAAATTAATCGGCTTGGTGGTGCAGCCAGGTGCGATAACGCGGCTGGAGCAGCACGTGATGGGACGCAGCCCCAATTTTCTTCCACCTAGGGCTCCCCGCTTACCCCCCGGGGCCGGGTGACGTCCGTCTGGGTGTGGGCTTCCCGCTGCTCGGCCGGCCCCACGGCGGGGAGCGGCCGCTGGCTCTCCTGCCAGCCGCGCAGCTGCAGCGAGAGCGCCTCGATGATGATGAGGGTGCTCTCCAGCCGCCCCTCCAGCTCCGCCCGCGgcagggacctcagctgctcccgGGGACAGCTGGGGAGACAGAGACAGCGAGCCCCAGGGCTTGGGGAGTGGACGCCGCAGGGGTGCCACATCCCCGTACCCCCGTGGGGACACGTACTGCCAGAGCAGCGAGTCGGTCTCGGCGGCGCTGTCCTTGGCGCGAGCCGGTGCGGCTGTGCCGGTGCTCCTGTCCTGGCGCTCCCGCGGGGTCATGACGGTGCCGGTGGCCGCGGTGGACACCGGGGTGACGCTGGTGCCAGTAGCCATGGTGGGCACCGGGGTGACGCTGGTGCCCGTGGCCATGGTGGGCACCGGGGTGACACTGGTGCCGACGTCCCGCCGCGGCACAGACAGGGGGAGGCTGTGCCGCAGGGACTCCAGCAGGGACGAGGCGTGGAGGCTCCTCTCCAGCCACACCAGCGGCAACGCCCAGGATATGGCCCCCGGGGACGGCTCCGACGCGGGGACAGGGGCGGCCGCTGGCTCAGCCGAGGGGATGGGGGTGGCCACTGGTTCAGACCCTGCGGGCTCCAACTCGGCTGCCTCGTTTtggggggggctctgctccGGCAGGGCAGGGGTTGGGGGCGTGGCGgtcccaggggtgctggggcaATTGGGGAGACCCGTACCCCCATCGCTAGACGGGGGCTCGGGTCCcacggggctgcaggagaggtcGGCGGGCGCCGCGCGCCACCCGTGGAAGGGAGCCTCCTGCGGGGTGGAGGTgccgggggggcccggggcgcaggaggaggctgggctggtgccgccggggggggccggggggggggctgccgggggtgcaggggctgcagggcgcTGAGCTGATGATGCTGGGGGGGCCTGGGGTGAGGGGGAATGAGGGGTCAGGGGAATAGGGCACCaagggggtgctgctggggggggcagggaagcAGGGTCCTGAAAGAAGGCTgctgggggtccctgggggggCACTGCAGGGGGTCCCTGGGGGGGTGGCCTCTGGGGCGGTGTCACCTGGGGGCTCCGGGGCATCAGGCCCCAAGGCGGCActgctggggggctctggggggccGCTGGGGGACCCCGGGGTGGTATCAGCAGGGGGGGGCTCTGGTGCCTCGGCCCCCAAGGGGACATGGCTGGGGGACCctggtggggtggggggccCTAGGGTGACATTGcctggggggggctctgggggggcaCCGCTGGGAGGCTCTAGGTGAGGGGGGCACAGGATAACACCGCCGGGGGGCCCCAGGGTGaggcggctgggggggggccgggtGCAGGACACCGGGGTGCTGCCGTCATGGTCCTatgggacacggggggggggcggtcAGGACATGGGGGGGGGCAGGACCACCCTGCCCCTCCCCTCCAGCACTCCCATagccacctccccaccccccccagcacccataCCTGCCCCCCCCATTaatcccagctctcccagcaccccccagccgcccccccccagctccccagcaccccccgtTCCGCCCCCCCCCAGTTATcattcccgcccccccccccgcaccgaCCTTGAGCCGCAGGCGGCGGAGCAGCGGGGTGAGGCTGGTGCGCTCCGCGCCCGGCTGCAGccgcagctcctgcaggggccGCCGCTGCgcctggggggggaggggattACCGGGGGGTTACCGGGGATCGAGGGGGGGGCAGTCACCGGCAGCACCAGCGGAACCCCCCCGGGACCTAACGGAGCCTCCAACCGCCCCCGGGCAACAGCGCACGGGGATTCCTGGAGCACCCCCCAGCAATAAGAACACGGAGGGACCCCCCtggggaccgggaccgggaccgggaccgggaccgggaccgggaccgggaccgggaccgggaccgggaccgggaccccccccgccctcccggTGCCCCGCACTCACGGCGGGGACGCGCGCCGCCCGCAtggccccgctccgcgcccgctccgctccgcgccgccgccgccgcccgttTGAAAACCCCGCGCGGCTCTGATTGGTCCCGCGCCTCACGCGTCACCGGGGCGGGGGTGGGCGGGGCCAAACCGGCAAGTGGGCGTGGCTACGGACGTGACGCGCGCTGTTATTACCATAGTGGGCGTGGCTACGCGCGACGCCCCGCCCATCTGGCGGGAAACAGCCGCGGCGCTGCGCGGCGCCCAGCACGGGGCCGCCACGCGTGGGGCCGGGGGGACCGGCTCCGTGCCGCCCCC is a genomic window of Cygnus atratus isolate AKBS03 ecotype Queensland, Australia unplaced genomic scaffold, CAtr_DNAZoo_HiC_assembly HiC_scaffold_151, whole genome shotgun sequence containing:
- the SPAG5 gene encoding sperm-associated antigen 5, with protein sequence MGGASRVATPTMAQRRPLQELRLQPGAERTSLTPLLRRLRLKEAPFHGWRAAPADLSCSPVGPEPPSSDGGTGLPNCPSTPGTATPPTPALPEQSPPQNEAAELEPAGSEPVATPIPSAEPAAAPVPASEPSPGAISWALPLVWLERSLHASSLLESLRHSLPLSVPRRDVGTSVTPVPTMATGTSVTPVPTMATGTSVTPVSTAATGTVMTPRERQDRSTGTAAPARAKDSAAETDSLLWHCPREQLRSLPRAELEGRLESTLIIIEALSLQLRGWQESQRPLPAVGPAEQREAHTQTDVTRPRGEEQIYHGLYVELRRKTQALQRQRGAEQDLARELARAAEAMDAWAGQGLLLRSLTEGALQSLRDDRGALAQEREQVRALVSRCAAALQNVPGKLRSCLRERDEAQQRADEALRAKEECDAFLEAFRSHASAQISARDQSLASQRELGMLLEGAIHQQASLAAEAQPFREFVDVTFENLQEERRALDDEREQVRALVSRCTAALQSVPDTLRSRLRERDEAQQRADEALRAKEEASHQLEETSVALQDAVAQVEQLTVANSRLGADLGTLMKQLASVQQERDTLQQENKDQKEEISWLAREQDALQRERGELSRELREAAECREFLDQENRMSRRQLMEVEAKLKSTLAELQECSLQHEELKESHQCLQDERAALLKELESTKAELLDLQLKREKVSWCLADIAESKLRLQELADCLRAALEEEDNDAPSRSRTWTPAPRTPARRTPYRAGDSFVGSVLKAVSGRDTDEAAGFGSVPRMKPTKDKIFSTPKRAEPEDGLMERVAELRAVVSDLSLLSTRIQELEQSEFKALQAEISDLQLRLEEVTAESQERTDAQAATIAKLNKALRGKLQNEKELQDVVKQQEEKMLQLIDKSGEVTRLKGEVSQLKRSLQRAETEAKVLWEEMRGQEPKVDAAHVQERVLLRQEVDKLRLLLLEKEDENLLLSDKYLEQVRGLELRLRHSQKLLRTHEEMQEKVKEVLSSLPELPPGCQELPGLLRYLGLKPSGGSKEATEPL